In Limisalsivibrio acetivorans, one genomic interval encodes:
- the uvrA gene encoding excinuclease ABC subunit UvrA, with protein sequence MTDKIIVKGARQHNLKDIHLEIPKNKLVVITGVSGSGKSTLAFDTLYAEGQRRYVESLSAYARQFLELMEKPDVDSIEYLAPAISIEQKSISRNPRSTVGTITEIYDYMRLLFARVGDVHCPSCGKVVESYSVQQIVDHILENPDGSRVEILSPIVRGKKGEFRKLFEGLLKDGYVRVWVDGEQRRLEEEIILEKNVKHNISVSIDRVKLKEGIDRRLADSVETALRLSEGLAEISVDGDSRLFSEKFSCAECNISIPEIEPRSFSFNNPFGACPECEGLGEKQIFDEKAIVPNDNLSVREGAIKPWEHFDNFHHYNTLVAISEQQGIDMNIPYKKLSEEAKDYLLNGSDEPLKLFTFKGEKKVFYEKKFTGVLGWLREKLYTGTPNERDNAKRYMSSMDCPECEGARLQKTSLSVFVGDKNIHEVSAMDIQIALDFFENLNFTGFRREVADRIVAEIVRRLAFLRDVGLDYITLERKASTLSGGEAQRIRLATQIGSGLTGVLYVLDEPSIGLHQRDNDMLIATLKNLRDIGNTVIVVEHDEDTILDADHVIDMGPYAGRKGGEIVYEGVPEGLSDCENCLTGAYLSGRMEIEIPKERNQPCERWLKLTGASEHNLKNVKLELPLGMMVCVTGVSGSGKSTLIMDTMYPALVRKLQGTAIKAGEYKSIEGFEHIDKVIDIDQSPIGRTPRSNPSTYTGVLTDVRELFAMTPEAKKRGYKAGRFSFNVRYGRCETCQGEGYIKIEMHFLPDMYVRCDACGGKRYNRDTLDIRYSGKNIADVLDMTVNQAFEFFENIPKLKNKLKVLVDVGLGYIKLGQPATTLSGGEAQRVKLAKELMKRPTGKTLYIFDEPTTGLHFDDINKLVKIFRALTESGNTVVIIEHNLDVIKCSDYIIDLGPEGGGGGGEIIFSGTPEKCAKSRKSYTGKYLKRKLG encoded by the coding sequence ATGACTGATAAGATTATCGTTAAAGGTGCACGTCAGCATAATCTGAAAGATATTCATCTCGAAATCCCGAAAAACAAGCTGGTGGTAATCACCGGAGTAAGCGGTTCAGGTAAATCCACCCTCGCCTTCGACACCCTCTACGCAGAAGGGCAGAGGCGTTATGTGGAATCACTCTCCGCATATGCGAGGCAGTTCCTGGAGCTCATGGAGAAACCGGACGTAGATTCCATCGAGTACCTCGCACCCGCAATCAGCATCGAACAGAAATCCATAAGCCGAAACCCCCGCTCCACAGTTGGAACCATAACCGAGATATACGACTACATGCGCCTGCTCTTCGCCCGTGTGGGGGATGTACACTGCCCCTCATGCGGCAAAGTAGTTGAGAGCTATTCGGTTCAGCAGATCGTGGATCATATCCTTGAGAACCCCGATGGAAGCAGGGTTGAGATCCTCTCACCCATAGTCAGGGGGAAGAAGGGGGAGTTCAGAAAGCTCTTCGAAGGCCTGCTTAAGGACGGCTACGTACGTGTATGGGTGGATGGCGAGCAGAGAAGGCTTGAAGAGGAGATCATCCTCGAAAAGAATGTAAAACACAATATAAGCGTAAGTATAGACAGGGTTAAACTCAAAGAGGGGATAGACCGCAGGCTTGCCGATTCGGTAGAGACCGCTCTACGCCTCTCCGAAGGGTTGGCGGAGATCTCCGTGGATGGTGATAGCCGCCTCTTCTCCGAAAAGTTCTCCTGTGCAGAATGCAATATAAGCATCCCCGAGATCGAACCGAGGAGCTTCTCATTCAACAACCCCTTCGGCGCATGCCCCGAATGCGAAGGGCTCGGTGAGAAGCAGATCTTCGATGAAAAGGCGATCGTCCCCAACGATAACCTCAGCGTGCGTGAGGGAGCCATAAAGCCGTGGGAGCATTTCGACAACTTCCATCACTACAACACACTCGTGGCCATAAGCGAGCAGCAGGGGATCGATATGAACATCCCCTACAAGAAGTTAAGCGAAGAGGCGAAGGATTATCTGCTCAACGGAAGCGACGAACCCCTCAAGCTCTTCACCTTTAAAGGGGAGAAGAAGGTTTTCTACGAAAAGAAATTCACCGGCGTCCTGGGTTGGCTCAGGGAAAAGCTATATACAGGAACGCCCAACGAACGTGACAACGCCAAAAGATACATGTCATCCATGGACTGCCCCGAATGCGAGGGGGCAAGGCTTCAGAAGACCAGCCTTTCCGTATTTGTGGGGGATAAGAACATACACGAAGTCTCCGCCATGGATATCCAGATCGCTCTGGATTTCTTCGAGAACCTTAACTTCACAGGCTTCCGCAGGGAGGTTGCAGACAGGATCGTGGCAGAGATCGTCCGCAGGCTCGCCTTCCTCCGTGATGTGGGGCTGGATTACATAACCCTTGAACGAAAGGCCTCCACACTCTCTGGAGGAGAGGCACAGAGGATACGCCTTGCCACCCAGATAGGCTCCGGGCTCACCGGCGTGCTTTACGTGCTGGACGAACCCTCCATAGGCCTCCATCAGCGTGATAACGATATGCTCATCGCCACGCTCAAGAACCTGCGTGATATAGGAAACACAGTTATCGTTGTTGAGCATGATGAGGATACGATCCTCGATGCGGACCACGTAATCGATATGGGCCCCTACGCAGGGCGCAAGGGTGGAGAGATCGTCTACGAAGGCGTACCCGAAGGGCTGAGCGATTGCGAAAACTGCCTTACAGGCGCATACCTCAGCGGAAGGATGGAGATCGAGATCCCGAAAGAGCGCAACCAGCCCTGTGAAAGATGGCTTAAGCTGACAGGCGCTTCGGAGCACAACCTCAAGAACGTTAAGCTTGAACTCCCCCTCGGGATGATGGTCTGCGTTACAGGAGTGAGCGGTTCGGGTAAATCCACCCTTATCATGGATACGATGTACCCCGCCCTTGTCCGCAAGCTGCAGGGAACGGCCATAAAAGCCGGCGAATATAAAAGTATTGAAGGTTTTGAGCATATCGACAAGGTTATCGATATCGACCAGAGCCCCATAGGCAGAACACCCCGCTCGAATCCTTCGACATATACGGGTGTTCTCACCGATGTAAGGGAGCTTTTCGCCATGACCCCCGAGGCTAAGAAACGTGGGTACAAGGCGGGCAGGTTCAGCTTCAACGTCCGCTACGGCAGATGCGAAACGTGCCAGGGTGAAGGGTACATTAAGATCGAGATGCATTTCCTCCCCGATATGTATGTAAGATGCGATGCCTGCGGAGGGAAAAGGTACAACAGGGATACCCTTGATATACGCTACAGCGGGAAGAATATAGCCGATGTACTGGACATGACGGTAAATCAGGCATTTGAGTTTTTCGAAAATATACCGAAATTAAAGAATAAGCTGAAGGTTCTCGTTGATGTGGGCCTTGGCTACATAAAGCTCGGCCAGCCCGCAACCACCCTCTCCGGCGGCGAGGCGCAGAGGGTTAAGCTGGCAAAGGAGCTGATGAAGCGTCCCACGGGTAAAACTCTTTATATATTTGACGAACCCACAACGGGGCTTCATTTTGATGATATCAACAAACTGGTTAAGATTTTCCGCGCTTTGACCGAATCAGGGAACACGGTTGTGATCATCGAGCACAATCTGGATGTTATTAAATGCTCCGATTACATCATCGACCTCGGCCCTGAGGGTGGCGGAGGCGGAGGGGAGATAATCTTCTCCGGAACACCTGAGAAATGTGCTAAAAGCAGGAAATCATACACAGGAAAATACCTTAAACGAAAGCTGGGGTAA
- a CDS encoding DUF342 domain-containing protein, producing MNLLRNHSNRTENEFKKLLVERYGLSQSDFVLKREEGTILAKIVTEEVVDSSLEIDVSPDGLKAHLSLYPPINGGEMFDYDQLLRIIEENGVTVNLKTEKIKNAYELYSDFGIVEKILFAEGIEPISGADANLELKFDPAQSRPKVREDGSVDYKNIDNIRLVRKGDLLLTKKPATAGVKGLTVQNEEISPEEGKDLTIHIEDGVSTDEEEKEYYATCDGCVTFHRNRLAVSPIYTVPGNLDYSIGNIIFNGVVHVKSDVLSGFAIKAEKDIIVEGIVQDANLIAGGNITIKTGIKGDFKNRIAAGGDVIIGYAEKANVEAKGNVELLKYSYNSNIKSGGLVTAVGEPGIIAGGRVMAFSEIVINQAGTTGNTNFAMAVGTKYFFEEELNKLKDTKDKYEKNLEKVEEFLGKLDTTNKEILKNPKVKQLLILRKQILENIKKTDEQIQKLIRSAHHSRPRIKVMKTMYEGLEVQFFREKLTMREKDSKVLFFYDDKYERIAWVSMEDKESQYD from the coding sequence ATGAACCTTCTCAGGAATCACTCTAACCGTACAGAGAATGAATTTAAAAAACTGCTCGTTGAAAGGTACGGCTTAAGCCAGTCCGATTTTGTTCTCAAGAGAGAAGAGGGGACCATCCTCGCAAAGATCGTAACCGAAGAGGTGGTGGATTCCTCCCTTGAGATCGATGTATCCCCGGACGGGCTGAAGGCGCATCTGTCACTATACCCCCCTATCAACGGCGGAGAGATGTTCGATTACGACCAACTCCTTCGTATTATTGAGGAAAACGGTGTAACGGTTAACCTTAAAACAGAAAAGATCAAGAATGCCTACGAACTCTATTCGGACTTCGGCATTGTAGAAAAGATCCTTTTTGCAGAAGGTATCGAGCCCATATCAGGGGCTGACGCTAACCTTGAGCTTAAGTTTGATCCCGCCCAAAGCCGCCCCAAGGTTCGTGAGGACGGCAGTGTGGACTATAAGAATATTGACAACATCCGCCTTGTGAGAAAGGGTGATCTTCTTCTCACTAAAAAGCCCGCCACCGCTGGTGTAAAAGGGCTCACTGTACAGAACGAGGAGATCTCCCCCGAGGAAGGAAAGGATCTCACCATACACATAGAAGACGGGGTAAGCACCGATGAGGAGGAGAAGGAGTACTACGCAACCTGTGACGGGTGCGTAACCTTCCACAGAAACCGCCTTGCTGTCAGCCCCATATATACAGTTCCAGGAAACCTTGACTATTCCATCGGCAACATTATATTCAACGGGGTTGTGCATGTTAAGTCCGATGTCCTCAGTGGGTTTGCCATAAAGGCAGAAAAGGATATTATCGTTGAGGGTATCGTTCAGGATGCAAACCTTATAGCCGGAGGAAATATAACCATCAAAACCGGCATTAAGGGTGACTTTAAAAACAGGATAGCAGCCGGGGGAGACGTTATAATCGGCTATGCCGAGAAGGCCAACGTTGAGGCAAAAGGTAACGTGGAGCTGCTGAAATACTCATATAACAGCAACATAAAATCCGGCGGACTTGTTACAGCCGTCGGCGAACCGGGGATCATCGCCGGAGGGCGCGTTATGGCCTTCTCCGAGATCGTCATCAATCAGGCCGGAACAACGGGGAATACAAACTTCGCCATGGCCGTGGGCACGAAATATTTCTTCGAAGAAGAACTGAACAAGCTTAAAGATACAAAGGATAAATACGAAAAAAACCTTGAAAAGGTAGAGGAATTCCTTGGCAAGCTGGACACCACAAACAAGGAGATCCTCAAAAACCCCAAGGTTAAGCAGCTGCTTATTCTGCGCAAGCAGATTCTGGAAAACATCAAGAAGACCGATGAACAGATCCAGAAGCTGATACGCAGTGCACACCACTCAAGACCGAGGATCAAGGTTATGAAAACCATGTACGAAGGCCTTGAGGTTCAGTTCTTCAGAGAAAAGCTCACCATGAGGGAGAAGGATTCCAAGGTCCTCTTCTTCTACGACGATAAATACGAAAGGATCGCCTGGGTCAGCATGGAGGACAAAGAATCCCAGTATGACTGA
- a CDS encoding sensor histidine kinase has protein sequence MLEISEKMNTVFEINTLLPSIIGIAKEYLGVKRVSLMLKEEETLKICAHTGFDIDPDNTTVKLGQGIAGKVAESGEETVVNLAEDTREEMGYRASSFMSVPLTANDRVIGVLNLTDKEQDYFTEDDVKIARYIASQCALGVERFNMVKDMRKSENLRIIGMLNSSIAHDIKNLLNIVQSYLDLINLSELDDEMTDYIDSIYTEVKRIHGLTLDLLDFSRQKVTINVSKFYVSEIFEDLKKHVYILTRDTDIVVEIENIDNPELKLDREKMFRVLFNLMGNSIDALGESGLIKLSAEVCDDECIFKIHDNGKGIAEESRQRIFDPFFTSGKVKGTGLGLAIVRMIIEAHNGSISVTSEEGVFTEFTVKVPLRHEPSQESL, from the coding sequence ATGCTTGAGATCTCCGAAAAGATGAATACTGTCTTTGAGATAAACACCCTGCTCCCCTCCATCATAGGCATCGCAAAGGAGTACCTCGGCGTAAAGAGGGTCTCTCTGATGCTCAAGGAGGAGGAAACACTGAAGATCTGCGCCCATACCGGCTTCGACATCGATCCGGATAACACAACGGTCAAGCTGGGGCAGGGAATTGCAGGAAAGGTTGCCGAGTCCGGCGAGGAAACCGTTGTTAACCTTGCGGAAGATACGAGAGAGGAGATGGGCTACAGGGCGTCCTCCTTCATGTCCGTCCCGCTCACAGCAAACGACCGTGTCATAGGCGTCTTAAACCTTACGGACAAAGAACAGGACTACTTCACAGAGGATGATGTGAAGATAGCACGCTACATCGCCTCCCAATGCGCCCTTGGCGTTGAGCGTTTTAATATGGTGAAGGATATGCGCAAGAGTGAAAACCTGCGCATAATCGGCATGCTTAACAGCTCCATAGCCCACGATATCAAGAATCTTCTTAACATAGTCCAGTCGTATCTGGATCTCATAAACCTCTCTGAACTTGACGATGAAATGACAGATTACATCGACAGTATCTACACCGAAGTAAAAAGAATCCACGGCCTCACGCTTGATCTGCTGGACTTTTCAAGACAAAAGGTTACAATAAACGTATCAAAATTTTATGTTTCGGAAATCTTTGAAGATTTGAAGAAACATGTTTACATTTTGACAAGAGACACCGATATTGTTGTTGAAATTGAAAATATAGACAACCCGGAGCTCAAGCTTGACCGGGAGAAGATGTTCAGGGTTCTCTTCAACCTTATGGGCAACTCCATAGATGCCCTCGGGGAAAGCGGACTTATAAAGCTGAGCGCCGAAGTATGCGACGATGAATGCATTTTTAAGATACACGACAACGGCAAAGGAATAGCCGAAGAAAGCCGGCAAAGGATATTCGACCCCTTCTTCACATCGGGGAAGGTTAAAGGGACTGGTCTCGGGCTTGCCATTGTCAGAATGATAATAGAAGCACACAATGGATCTATAAGTGTTACCTCCGAAGAGGGGGTTTTCACTGAATTTACTGTAAAGGTGCCGTTAAGACATGAACCTTCTCAGGAATCACTCTAA
- the mqnC gene encoding cyclic dehypoxanthinyl futalosine synthase — protein sequence MLSNRITRVSDGEAVDLLKNSDLLELGRKADEMRQALHPDGAVTFVIDRNINYTNVCTCRCSFCGFYRSVGDKDAYVLDKETLASKINETKELDGTQILLQGGLHPDLKIDFYEDLLRYMKSFNIWVHGFSPPEIHHIASLSGLSITETLKKLMDAGLDSMPGGGAELLVDSERMRISPNKINSAKWLGVMEEAHKLGMKTTATMMFKQEDEPEKIVEHLAKVRKLQDRTGGFTAFIPWPFQPDNTELGGAKTSPVQYLRVLALCRLYLDNMPNIQVSWVTQGPEIGQTALRFGGNDFGSLMIEENVVASCGATYSISVREIVHNINRAGFKACQRDMQYNRIRSL from the coding sequence ATGTTGTCAAACAGGATCACCCGGGTGAGCGACGGCGAGGCTGTCGATCTTCTCAAAAACTCAGACCTGCTGGAACTCGGCAGAAAAGCCGATGAGATGAGGCAGGCTCTGCACCCCGACGGCGCAGTCACCTTCGTCATAGACCGAAACATAAACTACACCAATGTCTGCACATGCAGATGCTCCTTCTGCGGGTTCTACCGCAGCGTGGGTGATAAAGACGCATACGTCCTCGACAAGGAAACCCTCGCCTCCAAGATCAACGAAACCAAAGAGCTGGACGGAACACAGATACTTCTCCAGGGGGGGCTTCATCCGGATCTAAAGATAGACTTCTACGAGGATCTCCTCCGCTACATGAAGAGCTTCAATATATGGGTCCACGGCTTTTCCCCTCCAGAGATTCACCACATAGCCTCCCTCAGCGGGCTGAGCATCACTGAAACACTAAAGAAACTCATGGATGCGGGGCTCGATTCCATGCCCGGTGGCGGGGCTGAGCTCCTTGTGGACTCGGAACGGATGCGCATTAGCCCGAATAAGATAAACTCTGCAAAATGGCTCGGCGTAATGGAGGAGGCCCACAAGCTGGGCATGAAAACCACCGCAACCATGATGTTCAAGCAGGAGGATGAACCGGAAAAGATAGTGGAGCACCTCGCAAAGGTTCGCAAGCTGCAGGACAGAACAGGCGGGTTCACAGCCTTCATACCGTGGCCCTTCCAGCCGGACAACACAGAGCTCGGCGGTGCGAAAACAAGCCCTGTGCAGTATCTCAGGGTGCTTGCCCTGTGCAGACTGTACCTCGACAACATGCCCAATATTCAGGTGAGCTGGGTTACACAGGGGCCCGAGATAGGGCAAACCGCCCTCCGTTTCGGCGGTAACGATTTCGGCAGCTTGATGATCGAGGAGAACGTTGTTGCCTCCTGCGGTGCAACTTACAGTATAAGTGTGCGGGAAATAGTGCATAATATAAACAGAGCCGGCTTTAAAGCTTGCCAGAGAGACATGCAGTACAACAGGATAAGGAGCCTTTAA
- the fliR gene encoding flagellar biosynthetic protein FliR, whose translation MSFEYLYQTDTLMTFILAGFRIAGILFSAPMYGSRMIPINIKVALALLLTVLIAPLIEPIQLENIDFVLLVLVIAKELLLGIAIGLLGYLLLVGVQIGGQIIGFQMGFGVVNVFDPMTNTQLSIIAQFKNIAMLLFFVALDGHHMVIGAISESFDVVPVGTFVFQSEGFLFVVQLMSLAFSTAIQIVAPIFVTLLTLHTVMGIMGRLVPQLNLMIVGFPLQIATGLTLLSLSLNYFYIVFEKLLHNYFKEIATLFSILGG comes from the coding sequence ATGTCATTTGAATATCTCTATCAGACCGATACCCTGATGACATTTATACTGGCGGGGTTCAGGATCGCAGGCATACTTTTCAGCGCACCAATGTACGGAAGCCGGATGATACCCATTAACATCAAGGTTGCCCTTGCCCTTTTGCTCACTGTTCTCATAGCGCCCCTGATAGAACCTATCCAACTGGAAAATATAGACTTTGTTCTTCTCGTTCTTGTTATTGCAAAGGAGCTTCTGCTTGGGATAGCCATAGGTCTGCTCGGTTATCTTCTGCTTGTGGGGGTTCAGATAGGGGGGCAGATAATCGGTTTCCAGATGGGCTTCGGTGTGGTAAACGTATTCGACCCGATGACAAACACCCAGCTCTCCATCATCGCCCAGTTCAAGAATATTGCGATGCTCCTTTTCTTCGTTGCGCTGGATGGTCATCATATGGTTATCGGTGCGATCAGCGAATCCTTCGATGTGGTTCCGGTGGGGACCTTTGTTTTCCAGAGCGAGGGGTTCCTCTTTGTGGTTCAGCTTATGAGCCTTGCTTTCTCTACGGCGATTCAGATTGTTGCGCCTATCTTTGTAACACTGCTGACCCTGCACACGGTTATGGGTATAATGGGGAGACTGGTTCCCCAGCTGAACCTGATGATTGTGGGCTTCCCCCTGCAGATCGCCACGGGGCTCACCCTGCTTTCCCTCAGTCTTAACTACTTCTATATTGTGTTTGAAAAACTTCTGCACAATTATTTTAAAGAGATAGCAACACTTTTCAGCATCTTAGGTGGATAA
- the flhB gene encoding flagellar biosynthesis protein FlhB, whose product MADNDSEKTEDPTSRRIRQAREEGNVPKTRELSSAIMFLAMAMFMYSYLPKMGVELMRYMREAMRSLDYGLDIQSTVELLIFSLFFMGKLLAPIMFLLLVISIVSNNLQFGFLFTPKALAIKWERLDPVKGLGKLFSKKSLVELFKSLFKIFVIGFVAYTIVNGKIPTILRLSDSDPMDTVIFFLLLIFELFLKVGILVLLMAIADLFYQKWQNKEDLKMTKTEVKEEHKQMEGDPLVKQKIRSLQKEMARKRMMEDVPKSDVVVTNPTHYAVALRYTPGEDRAPVVLAKGQRLIALRIREMARENGVLVHEDPPLARTLFKTVDIGDEIPENLYKAVAEILSLVDKYRTAN is encoded by the coding sequence ATGGCGGATAACGACAGCGAAAAGACCGAAGACCCGACGAGCCGGCGAATAAGGCAGGCAAGGGAGGAGGGGAACGTTCCCAAGACAAGGGAGCTGAGCTCGGCAATTATGTTCCTCGCCATGGCGATGTTTATGTATTCCTACCTGCCCAAAATGGGTGTTGAGCTTATGCGCTACATGCGCGAGGCTATGCGCTCACTTGATTACGGTTTAGACATCCAGAGTACCGTTGAGCTCCTCATATTCTCCCTCTTCTTTATGGGTAAACTCCTTGCGCCGATAATGTTTCTCCTGCTCGTTATTTCAATTGTTTCAAACAACCTCCAGTTCGGCTTCCTGTTTACCCCCAAGGCGCTGGCTATAAAATGGGAGAGGCTTGACCCTGTAAAGGGGCTCGGGAAGCTTTTTTCCAAGAAGAGCCTTGTGGAGCTCTTTAAGTCGCTCTTTAAGATATTCGTCATCGGTTTTGTCGCCTATACTATCGTTAACGGAAAGATCCCGACGATTCTGCGTCTCTCCGATTCGGACCCGATGGATACGGTTATCTTTTTCCTCCTGCTCATATTTGAGCTCTTTCTTAAAGTGGGTATCCTTGTTCTCCTTATGGCCATTGCGGATCTTTTCTACCAGAAATGGCAGAACAAAGAGGACCTTAAGATGACCAAAACCGAGGTTAAGGAGGAGCATAAGCAGATGGAGGGGGACCCGCTGGTTAAACAGAAAATACGCTCACTCCAGAAGGAGATGGCGAGGAAACGGATGATGGAGGATGTGCCTAAATCCGATGTTGTTGTTACAAATCCCACCCATTACGCCGTAGCCCTGCGTTATACGCCGGGGGAGGACAGGGCGCCTGTGGTTCTTGCAAAGGGACAAAGGCTTATAGCCCTTCGTATACGTGAAATGGCGAGGGAGAACGGAGTGCTTGTTCATGAGGATCCTCCCCTCGCAAGAACGCTTTTCAAAACGGTTGACATAGGTGATGAAATACCTGAAAATCTTTATAAAGCTGTAGCGGAAATCCTTTCACTTGTAGATAAATACAGAACCGCAAACTGA
- the flhA gene encoding flagellar biosynthesis protein FlhA encodes MAATIQGVLTRIFKQNDIMFASFFISIIIVMILPLPAFLLDLLLTVSITFSVIILMVAIYADEPLQFSTFPSVLLVITLFRLALNVATTRRILLYGASGEGAAGNVIQAFGQFVVGGNYIVGIIIFLILVLINFMVITKGSTRIAEVAARFTLDAMPGKQMSIDADLNAGIIDEITAKKKRETIQKEADYYGAMDGASKFVRGDAVAGLIVTAINIIGGLLIGSLQQGLPLQESAGIFTILTIGDGLVTQIPSLIVSTAAGIIVSRAGGESDLSGQLVNQLFTSTKVLSMTGGILLFFSLIPGLPKLSFMVIAAMLFGIVYATRKAVAPIDEKAEDDEEEPDEERDEKEEVRELLDMDTMELEIGFSLIPLVDSSQGGTLLTRIKAIRKQIALEMGIIVPPVRIRDNLQLDGTGYVVLLKGVKVASGTIMPDRFMVMNPEGELSDIDGIPTKEPAFGLEAKWVDEAQKEKAELQGYTIVDPATVVATHLTEVIKSNSYELLGRQETQELLDRLREKYPKLVEDLVPNILDLGTVNRVLQNLLRERVSIRNLQSILEVLASYGVQNKDVPSLVEKVRYALRRQITESLLAPDGTLYVFTLPSNVEQFIAQNLQQGDDGKEILIDPSVAQKILSEIMKKSDEVAEKGYSPVLVVSPPLRYSMRKFVEKFINNINVISHNEISDNVRIESLGMLEIKL; translated from the coding sequence ATGGCCGCCACTATCCAGGGTGTACTTACTCGTATATTCAAGCAGAACGACATCATGTTTGCGTCTTTCTTTATAAGTATCATTATCGTAATGATCCTCCCGCTCCCCGCTTTTTTGTTGGACCTGCTTCTTACAGTCAGCATTACTTTTTCCGTTATCATCCTTATGGTTGCCATATACGCCGATGAGCCTTTGCAGTTCTCCACCTTTCCATCGGTTCTGCTGGTTATTACCCTGTTCCGGCTTGCGCTAAACGTCGCAACTACCAGGCGGATTCTGCTTTACGGAGCGAGCGGAGAGGGGGCTGCGGGTAACGTTATCCAGGCCTTCGGGCAGTTCGTTGTGGGGGGTAATTATATCGTTGGTATAATTATCTTCCTCATCCTTGTCTTGATCAACTTCATGGTTATCACGAAGGGTTCAACCCGTATCGCCGAGGTTGCCGCAAGGTTCACCCTTGATGCGATGCCGGGTAAGCAGATGAGTATCGATGCGGATCTCAACGCAGGCATCATTGATGAGATCACGGCGAAGAAGAAGCGTGAGACCATACAGAAGGAAGCGGACTACTACGGAGCAATGGATGGTGCGAGTAAGTTTGTTCGAGGGGATGCCGTTGCGGGTCTTATCGTTACTGCGATAAATATCATCGGCGGCCTGCTCATAGGAAGCCTGCAGCAGGGCTTGCCCCTACAGGAATCGGCTGGGATTTTCACAATCCTTACCATCGGTGACGGCCTCGTTACACAGATACCATCGCTCATAGTTTCCACGGCGGCGGGTATTATCGTTTCCCGTGCGGGTGGTGAGAGCGACCTCTCCGGCCAGCTTGTTAATCAGCTTTTCACAAGCACCAAGGTACTCTCCATGACCGGTGGGATCCTCCTCTTCTTCTCCCTGATTCCCGGTCTTCCCAAGCTCTCCTTCATGGTAATTGCGGCGATGCTCTTCGGTATTGTTTATGCAACAAGGAAGGCGGTTGCACCCATTGATGAGAAGGCTGAGGATGATGAAGAGGAACCGGACGAAGAGCGGGATGAGAAGGAAGAGGTGCGTGAACTGCTTGATATGGATACCATGGAGCTAGAGATCGGATTTAGCCTTATCCCCCTTGTTGACTCCTCCCAGGGGGGAACCCTGCTCACTAGGATCAAGGCGATCAGAAAGCAGATCGCCCTTGAGATGGGTATTATCGTTCCTCCGGTGAGGATACGTGACAACCTCCAGCTGGATGGAACGGGATATGTTGTTCTGCTCAAAGGTGTTAAGGTCGCCTCGGGAACCATCATGCCGGACAGGTTTATGGTGATGAACCCCGAAGGGGAGCTGAGCGATATTGATGGAATACCCACCAAGGAACCCGCCTTTGGCCTTGAGGCGAAGTGGGTGGATGAGGCGCAGAAGGAGAAGGCGGAGCTGCAGGGCTACACCATAGTGGATCCCGCAACCGTTGTTGCCACACACCTCACTGAGGTTATTAAGAGCAACTCCTACGAGCTCCTCGGCAGACAGGAGACACAGGAACTTCTGGACAGGCTCAGGGAGAAGTATCCGAAGCTTGTGGAGGATCTTGTCCCGAATATTCTCGATTTAGGAACTGTTAACAGGGTTCTTCAGAATCTTCTGCGTGAGCGTGTCTCCATAAGGAACCTGCAGAGTATCCTTGAGGTGCTCGCCTCCTACGGGGTACAGAACAAGGATGTCCCCTCCCTCGTCGAGAAGGTGCGCTACGCCCTGCGCAGGCAGATAACCGAATCACTCCTTGCACCGGATGGAACCCTTTACGTCTTCACACTCCCCTCCAATGTGGAGCAGTTCATTGCGCAGAACCTCCAGCAGGGGGATGACGGCAAGGAGATACTCATTGACCCCTCCGTGGCCCAGAAGATACTCTCTGAGATAATGAAAAAGAGTGATGAGGTGGCGGAAAAGGGTTACAGCCCCGTACTTGTTGTTTCTCCGCCGCTCAGGTATTCCATGAGAAAGTTTGTTGAGAAATTTATTAATAATATTAACGTAATATCACATAATGAGATAAGCGATAACGTCCGGATCGAGAGTCTGGGAATGCTGGAGATTAAGCTATGA